The Acidimicrobiales bacterium region CTTGGGCGCCTCGTCCGGCGTCTGGCGCAGCCGGTTCCACATGATCCACATGAACACCGCGAGCACGGCCGCTCCCAGCGCCGCCCACTGGGGTTGAGGCTGCTTGCTCCTCGACACCACGTACTGACCTCCTACCGCTTGCCGGGGTCATCAGGCTGCCACAGCCGGGCCGCTCGCGCAGCGATGTCTCGACGCGCGGGTCAGGGCGAGTCGGTGCCCGCCAGCCGGGCGAGGTTGTCGAGGGCCTGCTCGGTGTTGGTGATCATGCGGGTCACCGCGGCCCTCCCCCACCGGCTCTGGTCTTGCCGACGCCGATCACGGTGTAGCCCGAGGCCGAGTCGTCGAGATCGACCAGGTCGTTGATCGGCACGAGGCGAGCCCCGGGATCGACCTCGAAGGACGGGGTGTGGGCCGAGGGCACGTCGGTCTCGAACCAGGTGGCATCGACGAGGCGGCGGCGCACCCGAACGGTGGTCTCCTCGCCGTCGGCGAGCAAGACGATGCGGTGCCGGTCGGAGTCGCCCGCCTCGAGCGTGCCCCGCCGCCGTGAGAGTGCGGTGCTCGGCGTAGAGGGTCTGTTCGACCTCTGACGGAGGACCGGGACGTGAGCCGTTCAGTGAGGACCGGCCTGGCCGTGGATGGGCGGCGGACCCTCGTAGTCGTGGTTGTCGAACTCGTCGACATCGCGATGGCGTCGGCGAACCCACCAGGCGAGGAAGAGCACGACGAAGATCGAGCCGGCGAGCAGCAGGAGCTCCATGTCACCCACGGTAGACCCCAGGCATCGAGGAACCGGCGTGGCGGGCCGGGTGGCCGAGGATGGGATGCGTTGCATCCACGCGGCACTCGACGCCGCCGAGCAGGAGGTGCTTCGCTAGGCGATCGCCCGGCTGCTGCCGGTGCCATGCCGTGCCGTGCCGTGCGAGTGCCGATCCCGACCCCGATCCCCCGCCTTCGATCCCCGATCTCTCGATCCCTGGAGCTGTGCAATGTCTGGTCCCGAGTCGATGCCCCCCGCCCCCGAGGTGTCCTTCGCCAGCGACAACACCGCCGGGGTCGCGCCCGCGGTGATGGAGGCGCTGGCGGCCGCGAACACCGCCTCCGCGCTCGCCTACGACGCCGACGCCTGGTCCCAGGCGCTCACGGCCCGCTTCGCCGATCTGCTCGGCCGGCCGATCGAGGTGTTGACCTGTTGGGGCGGCACGGGCGCCAACGTGGTGGGGTTGGCGTCGGTGCTGGAGTCGTGGCAGGCGGTGATCTGCGCGGAGTCGGCGCACCTGGTGACCGACGAGTGCGGGGCGCCGGCGCGCTTCACCGGGGCGCTGCTGGTCACCGAGCCCTGCGAGGACGGCAAGCTGACCCCGGCCGCGGTCGATCGGCGCATCGAGTGGTTGGGCAACCAGCACCACCCCCAGCCCGGAGTGGTGTCGATCAGCCAGGTGACCGAGCTGGGTGCGGTGTACTCGCCGGGCGAGATCGCGGCGATCGCCGAGCGGGCCCACGCCGCGGGCATGTACCTGCACGTGGACGGGGCACGGATCGCCAACGCGCTGGCGGCCACGGGGACCGACCTGGCGGCGATGGTGGCCGACACCGGGGTCGACGTGATGACGTGGGGGGCGACCAAGAACGGGGCGATGTACGGCGAAGCGGTGCTGTACCTGCGGCCCGAGCTGGCCACCAACGCCCGGTTCGTGCGCAAGCAGGCGGGCCAGCTCCCGTCCAAGACCCGGTTCGTCGCCGCGCAGATGCTGGCGTTGCTCGACGACGACCTGTGGTTGAGCCATGCGGCGCACGCCAACGCCATGGCGACGCTGCTCGCCGAGCGGGTGCGGGGGATCGACGGGGTCGAGGTGATCGACGAGCCGCAGGCCAACGCGGTGTTCGTGCGGCTCCCTCACGAGTGCATCGCGCCGTTGCAGGAGTGGTCGTTCTTCTGGGGGTGGGACGAGGCGGCGGGCATGGTGCGCTGGATGACCCACTTCGCCACCACCCCCGACGACGTCGACCGCTTCGCCGCCGGCGTCGAGGCGGTGCTCGCGGCGCGGTAGCTCCGGGCGCCGGGTCACCTCACTGCTGGATCCTCGACCTGGGACGGGTCCTGGTGATCGTGCGCCGAGCGGGGCTCGGCGACGCCTTCGATGCGGACGAGCATGGCTGCGGATGAGTTCGCCGCCGCCTCCGCCGGTCGGAGGCGCATCCGAGCCTCCATCTGGACTGTCGTCGGAGCCGGCCATGGGCTCGGAGTCGTCCATGTCGTCGGTGTCGGAGACCTGGTCGATCGGGGCGGTCGCGTCGCCGTCGTCGCCGTCGTCGTCTCCGCATGCCGCGCCGGCCAGCAACACGAGTGCGGCCAGCGCCACGAGCATGCTCCGCATTCTCTTGGTCACTCCTCGACCCCTCTCTGCCTGGGTCCGCAGCCAGCTCCAGATATCAGGGTCAACCTACGACTGGGCCTATGGAGGGCCGCTACTCATCGACCCCTCCGCTGCTACTCATTCGGCTCGATGACGACCCATCGTTCACGCGAGGCTGTGCACATCTTGATGCGCGAACGGGCGCATCGCAATGTAGACTCGTGGCCATGCGTACGACAGTCGATCTCGACGGCGACACCGCACAGGCCATCGATCAACTGCGACGCGAGCACGGCATGGGGCTCTCCGAGGCGGTGAACACCCTCATCCGCCGAGGTCTGCTCCCCCGGCCCGACGCGGACTCGTTCCGTCAACAGACCAGATCGCTCGGCATCAAGATCGATGTGTCGAACACCGCCGAAGCGCTCGAGACCCTCGAAGGCGTGGATCACCGGTAGTGCTCGTCGACGCCAACATCCTCCTCTACGCGGTCGACGAGGACAGTCCCCACCACCTGCCGGCCCGCACCTGGATCGAGTCGGCACTCGACGGCGACCGCCGGGTGGGGATCCCGTGGGTGTCGTTGTCGGCGTTTCTCCGGATCGTCACCAACCCGAGGGCCACTCGCGATCCTCTCTCCCCTGTTGAGGCGTGGGAGCTCGTCGACGCGTGGCTCGATGCCCCGATCGTGTGGATCCCGCAGCCGGGTCAGGGCCACCGCGCCATCCTCGGCGACCTGGTTCGTCGTCACGATCTTCGTGCGAATCTCATCGCCGACGCGGTGCTTGCCGCCCTCTGTGTCGAACACGGGCTCACGATCGTGTCCGCCGATTCGGACTTTGCTCGGTTCCCCGAGATCGACTGGCTCAATCCCCTCGCCTGATCGGGCCCTTCGGCTGCGTCACCCATCGAGGAACCCAAGGCATCGGCCACAGTGCACACGCTCGATGACGTCTTGCTCATGTCATCGTTCGTTGACATGAGCAAGATGGATACGGCCGAGCAAGAACGTCAGCGCCCACTCGCCTCCTGAGATCCCATCCGGTAGCGACGGGCGCCGCCTGATCAAGCCCTTCGGCTCCCGCCTCCGGTGCCCGACGTGGCTGTCGACTGGGCAGACACCAACGCTCGGCGGAAGGCAGCGAAGCGTCGATAGCGTCGGTCGAAGTCGGCGACGACCTCGTCGAGCGACTCGCCTCCGCTTGCCTGCCGGCACACACCGAGTCCCACCACCATCTCCGCAACTGTCAGGTATTGGTCGCGCTGCTTGGCCCCGAGCACTCGCTCGACGGCCCGCTCGGTCACCTCGCCGGCCCGTGCCAACCGGTCGGAGAAGTCCTTCGCCGGCTGTGGGGCATCGAGGAGCCGTTCGGCCAACGATGTTGGGTTGATCTCGACAACTGCACTCGGCTGGCGACGCGCCTCGAGCTCCCCCAGGTGGGCTCGCCGATCGACTGCGGTTCGCCGTAGCTGGGCATCGGCAACCGGAGCAGTCCCAGGCGCCACCGCGGTGGCGCACAACCAGGCGGCAGCAAAAGCATCCACCTCCACACGACCCCACGGGGCGCGATCAGCGGCGGTGGCCGCGACGACGCCTGCCGGGTCGTCGGCAACCGCCGCGACCTGGGCGGCAAGGAGGGGTTCGGTCCGGGGGTTCGCTGTGGCGATCTCGAGAGCCTGTTGTCGGGGGTGGAGCTCGAGCAGCACCTCGAAGCGCCGGGTGGTGGGGTGGGCGCGCCAGGCCCGAGCGGCGCACGCAGCGGCATCGGAGGAGTGCCCGAGCTGGTGGTGAACCGCCGCGGCGAGGTCGGCCAGCGCTGCCAGGTCGTAGGAGTCACGGCCCTGCTCCAGCGCCTCATCCAACACCTCGGCCGCAGCGACAGGGTCGGCCTCCTCGAGATGGCGCAGAGCGAGCCACCGGCGGATGTCGAGTTGGGTGCCCCCGTCGAACCGTGGCGCCTGGTCGGCGACCTCGGCCAGCCCGCCGAGGTGTTCGTTGATGCCGAGCAGCAGGTCGAGCCACCGCCTCCGCCGCCAGCCCGGGGTCGCCACGATCTG contains the following coding sequences:
- a CDS encoding aminotransferase class V-fold PLP-dependent enzyme; this translates as MSGPESMPPAPEVSFASDNTAGVAPAVMEALAAANTASALAYDADAWSQALTARFADLLGRPIEVLTCWGGTGANVVGLASVLESWQAVICAESAHLVTDECGAPARFTGALLVTEPCEDGKLTPAAVDRRIEWLGNQHHPQPGVVSISQVTELGAVYSPGEIAAIAERAHAAGMYLHVDGARIANALAATGTDLAAMVADTGVDVMTWGATKNGAMYGEAVLYLRPELATNARFVRKQAGQLPSKTRFVAAQMLALLDDDLWLSHAAHANAMATLLAERVRGIDGVEVIDEPQANAVFVRLPHECIAPLQEWSFFWGWDEAAGMVRWMTHFATTPDDVDRFAAGVEAVLAAR
- a CDS encoding TA system VapC family ribonuclease toxin, translating into MLVDANILLYAVDEDSPHHLPARTWIESALDGDRRVGIPWVSLSAFLRIVTNPRATRDPLSPVEAWELVDAWLDAPIVWIPQPGQGHRAILGDLVRRHDLRANLIADAVLAALCVEHGLTIVSADSDFARFPEIDWLNPLA